The genomic region TCGCCGGCAGCGGCGCCTTCTCCAGCCGGGTGATGGCGCGCGCGATCCGCGCGGTCGGGCCGTTGCGGGCCGGGGTCGAGGCGTGCCCGCCGCGGCCCTCGGCGCGCAGCTCGACCGACGTGGTGCCCTTCTCGGTCACCCCGATGACGCCGATCGGCGCACCGACGCCGGGGAAGGCCTCCGAGGCGATCGCGCCGCCCTCGTCGAGCACGAACCACGGGCGTACGCCGCGCCGGCGCAGCTCGTCGACCGCGAGCGGGGCGGCGTGGCCGAAGACCTCCTCGTCGCACCCGAACGAGAGCCACACGTCCTGGGCCGGGGTGTGCCCGGCCTCGAGCAGGGTCTCGACGGCCTCGCAGATGCCGACCAGGCAGCCCTTGTCGTCGAGGGTGCCGCGGCCCCAGATGCTGCCGTCGGCGATCGCGCCGCTGAAGGGCGGGTGCTGCCACTCGCCCTCGACGGGCACCACGTCGAGGTGGGCCATCAGCACCACCGGCCGCGCGTCGTCGGCGCCGCGCCAGTGCAGCAGCAGGCCGTGGGTGTGCACCCGGGTCAGGTCCAGGTGCTGGTGGAGCAGCGGGAACTGCCGCTCGAGCTCGGCGAGGAAGTCGTCGAAGGCGGCGGTGTCGACCAGGGCGGGGTCGCGGTGGCTCACCGTCGGGATCCGCACCAGCGCCTGCAGCTTGCCCACCGCGCGCGAGTGCTCCGCGCCCTCCCTCAAGGTCACGGGCGCAGGCTACGCGTCCGGGCGGGCCCGCCGGGGCGGAACGTCAGGTCTCGCATCCGAGACAGCAGGGGCGGTGCGGGTCGTTGACCCGCGGGGCCGCGCTGGCTGGACTGGGGGCGTGCCCCACACCCCATCTCTCCCGGCCGGGTCAGGCCCAGCCGCCCCGGTGCACGACCTCGTCCACGGGACGGCGCCGGCGGGTCGCGGGCGAGCCCTTCGCGCCGGTGCGCTCGGCGCGGTGGCCGATCGTGATCACCCCGACCGGGTCGACGTCGTCGGGCACCGCGAACTCCTCACGGACCTCGGGCTCCCGGTGCGGCGGCAGCCCGAAGAAGCACGCCCCCAGGCCCTCGTCGACCGCGGTCTGCAGGATCAGCAGGCTCGCCATCGCCGCGTCCATGTGCCAGTAGGGCACCGTCCACGGGTCGCCGGCGGGCGCGCCGTTGCGCCGGCGGGTGCCGTCCTTGTCGGGCTCGGCGTAGCGCTCGAGGTAGGCCGCGCGGCTGCTGCACGGCACGACCACCACCGGCGCGCGCATCATCCCCGCCAGCCAGCGGTCCGGCTCGTCGACGTCGTCGGAGGTCGCGCGCCAGAAGCGGCGCACGTCGTCGGGGGTGTCGAGCACCAGGAACGACCAGCCCTGGCTGAAGCCGGCGCTGGGCGCGCGGGTGGCGTTGTCGAGCATCCGGTCGACCTGCTCGCGCGCGACCGGCCGGTCGGCGTAGTCGCGGACCATGCGGCGGCGGCGTACGACGTCCTGGAACTCCATGGGGTCGAGTATGGCGACCGGTCGGGGCACC from Nocardioides salarius harbors:
- a CDS encoding nitroreductase family protein is translated as MEFQDVVRRRRMVRDYADRPVAREQVDRMLDNATRAPSAGFSQGWSFLVLDTPDDVRRFWRATSDDVDEPDRWLAGMMRAPVVVVPCSSRAAYLERYAEPDKDGTRRRNGAPAGDPWTVPYWHMDAAMASLLILQTAVDEGLGACFFGLPPHREPEVREEFAVPDDVDPVGVITIGHRAERTGAKGSPATRRRRPVDEVVHRGGWA
- a CDS encoding M20/M25/M40 family metallo-hydrolase, whose protein sequence is MTLREGAEHSRAVGKLQALVRIPTVSHRDPALVDTAAFDDFLAELERQFPLLHQHLDLTRVHTHGLLLHWRGADDARPVVLMAHLDVVPVEGEWQHPPFSGAIADGSIWGRGTLDDKGCLVGICEAVETLLEAGHTPAQDVWLSFGCDEEVFGHAAPLAVDELRRRGVRPWFVLDEGGAIASEAFPGVGAPIGVIGVTEKGTTSVELRAEGRGGHASTPARNGPTARIARAITRLEKAPLPASLPAPTIELFRRLAPHAPLPLRPLMANAERLRPALTRVLLAAGPETAAMARTTAAVTTLSGSPALNVIAGTAKAGVNLRLMVGDTVEEVLAHVRRTVGKGVEVDVLESGEASPVSPYSTVDGRGGHATVDEAFALLEETITEVFPDAVPAPYVMMAATDSRHFTAICERVYRFAPFRMTKAQRESIHSYDEHIGVEAFLDGVDWYRRLIERLS